The Methylomonas montana DNA window ATCTGCGATTGCAGATAATTCTGAATGCCGATTTTTTCGATCAATTCCAGTTGGGTTTCCAACCAGTCGATATGTTCTTCTTCGCTCTCCAGAATATGCTCCAGCACTTCCCTGGATATATAGTCGTTGACACTTTCGCAATAGGCAATAGCCTCCTTCAACAACGGCAAGGCCAGATGTTCCAATCTAAGGTCGCACTCCAACATCTCCTTGGGATTCTCACCTATCATCAGCCGTCCCAAGCTTTGCAGATTGGGCAGGCCTTCCAGAAACAAAATCCGCTCGATCAGGCGATCGGCGTGTTTCATCTCGTCTATCGACTCGTGATATTCCTTTTCGTTAAGCTTCTGAAAACCCCAGTTCTTATACATACGGGCATGCAGAAAGTATTGGTTGATCGCAGTTAATTCGTTTTCCAGCGCTTTGTTTAAATATTCGATAACTTTTTTATCGCCTTGCATGTCAATTCTCCT harbors:
- the bfr gene encoding bacterioferritin; the encoded protein is MQGDKKVIEYLNKALENELTAINQYFLHARMYKNWGFQKLNEKEYHESIDEMKHADRLIERILFLEGLPNLQSLGRLMIGENPKEMLECDLRLEHLALPLLKEAIAYCESVNDYISREVLEHILESEEEHIDWLETQLELIEKIGIQNYLQSQM